TAGAGATTGTTTTTCTGCCTCCGTCAAGTTTAAACGACGAACGTTGTTTCCTTGTCTTAATCTATTATCTAGGTTAGGACTATTTTGCACACCACTGTTATAATGTTCAATTACTTGTCCTAAGTTGGCGAATCGACCATCATGCATATATGGTGCCGTTAATTCAATATTTCTAAGCGAAGGAACTTTAAATCTTCCTCCACCAGCACCTTCATCTGTAATGGTTGCATCCAGACCAATGTTTCTTGGAGCATCTCCAACAAATACATTAGTGTTATGACATTCAAAACAACGTGTTCGGTTGCTTATAAAAAGTGCTTTTCCTCTATTTTCTGATTCCGTAAAATTTGGAAAATTGTTTTCGATATTATTTACCTGCGCTAAACCTTCATCAAATTTAGATTCATAAGAAACCATTGAACGTATAAATTGAGATAATGCTAAAGCAACCCTTTCACTAGATATTGTCGCATCACCAAAAGCATTGATGAATAGTGATGTATAATGATCTTCTTGTGATATTTTATCTTCAAGTTCTGTAAGTGTTAAACCCATTTCTACTAAATCTTGTACAGGCATTAAGGTTTGGTCTTCTAAACTTTCAGCTCTTTCATCCCAGAAAAAACGACCATTATCATAAAATCGAGCATTTGCTAATCCCATTGAATTTCTAGCAGTTAGGCCACCTTCAAATCCAGTACTAAATTGGTTTGGATCTGAGAATCCGTTTGACTGTATATGACATGAGGCACAAGAAATCGTATTATTTTTAGAGAGATTCGTGTCATAAAATAAAACTCTACCTAAAGTGGCACCATGATCTGTAATAGGATTGTTATTAGGTGTATTATCTTCATTTTCTACATCATTATCTAGAAAAGAATTTGGTAATTCAATATTTGCATAGTTGAAAGGTGTTGCAGGTAGGTTTAAAAGATTAGTATCAATAATGATATCCTCTGTTGGATTATCAGTAGTAATATCAATATAGTCATTCTCGTCATCGTTCGAGCAAGATGCAAATGCAACCGAATAAATTAAAAGAGGGATAAGAAATTTTTTCATGTACTTAGGTAAATTAATCTGTTAGTTTTTATCTGTAATTTCTTGTATTACGTATAGACTATAGAATTACCCAACCTTTAGAATTGATTTTATCTCATATTTTTAAATTTCTATGAAGAAGTTTAAAGTTTGATATTAATTTTGATTCTTTTAAATCATTGGTTTACATAGGGTAGGGGTTCCTGAAATGAAACTACATTTGGTTCGAAAAAATAATATTGCTTTGATAGATATATTATTTACATAAAAAGAAAACCACAGCATTTTGCTGTGGTTTCTTTATTTAAAAAGTAAAACTTTGGAATATTAGCGATTCAATAAAAATTGATCAAATTCTCTTTTATGTCTTGAGAAACTTAGTGTTTCTTTTAGTTTATAAAATTGTTCCTTATTTGGACAGTTTTGATAACTCAACTTTAAAAGTTCTAATTTATCCTTATCAAAGCTAAATTCTTTCACAATTGCTCTAATTCTTTTAACTGAAAAACAATTACGTTCAATGTGTTGTTTAGCTAATTTTAATCTTTCTTTAGAAAATCTCTCATCTTGAATAGATTTTAATACATAGTCGTATTCACTTTGAGATAATGGTCTACAATCGTTAAATCCAGAATTATTATTCATTTGAGCGATTTCACGATCTATAAATCTAATTAATCTTTGCTTTAAAAAGTTATCATTTATTAATTGTTCAGTATAGTAAAAGTTCTCTAAATCATATGAATAAGGAAAAGCAAATTGTAATAATTCAAATCTATCTCTATCAGATTGTAATGTTTCCGTTAACTTCATAATTTGCCTTGTACTTAAACAGTTATTTGAGATAAATTGCTTTATTGAACGGATGCTATAATTTCTTCTATTATGCACCTCATTATACATGTTTCTAAACTGAAAATTAGCCATTGGTCTATTACAAGCATTTGTTGTTAATCCGTGATAATAATCCGCATTAGGATAATTTATTTGAGAAATAGCACTTTGATTTGCCTGTGTATTATGATATAACTTCATGGCAAAAGAAAAACTATTGAATAGATCATAAACTTGAAAGAAGTTTCTTTTATCAATTACTCTAGGATACGCATTTACGCAAATTCTATATTTTCTTCTATCACTAGAGAAAAAACGACAAGCATCAATAAGTTCTGAAACGTAAATATCGTTATGAGAAGAATAATTTAAAGCTTTATCTAAGACTACTTCTGATGAATATTTCTTTTGTGAAAGCTCATTTTTAAAAGATTCGTACTTCGTCTTCTTTTGTCCGAAAGAAGAAACAACGAGGCATAAAGCCGATAATAATAGTATTCTTAGTTTCATAAGTTTTATTTTTAAGTTATGGTTATACTATTTTCAAACAGCATGCCAATAATTTAAAATCATAAAATCGAAAGATCTTTTCTTAGTGTAAGTGTTTTATAATCAGTTGTTTTTATAAGGTAAAAAAAACCACAACAAAATGTTGTGGCTTTATCAATATATTTAACTTTTAAGGATGTTTTTATTTTAAACTTCCTGTCATGTCTTCTGGTTTTACCCATTCGTCATATTCTTCGGCAGTAACGTAACCTAAATTAATCGCCTCTTCTTTTAATGTAGTTCCGTTTGCATGAGCCGTATTTGCAATTTCTGCAGCTTTATAATATCCAATTTTAGTATTTAAAGCTGTAACTAACATTAATGAATTGTTTACCAATTCTGTAATTCTTCCGTGGTTAGGCTCAATTCCAGCAGCACAATTTACATCGAAAGAAACACAAGCATCTCCAATTAATTGCGCAGACTGTAAAACATTAGCAGCCATCATAGGTTTAAATACGTTTAATTCGTAGTGACCTTGAGTTCCTCCAACAGTTACTGCTACATCATTACCCATTACTTGTGCACAAACCATTGTCATTGCTTCTGCTTGAGTTGGGTTTACTTTTCCAGGCATAATAGAAGATCCTGGCTCATTTGCAGGAATAATTAATTCTCCAATTCCTGAACGTGGTCCAGAAGCCATTAAACGAATGTCGTTTGCGATTTTATTTAAAGAAACAGCTAATTGTTTTAATGCAGCATGAGTTTCAACTAAAGCATCGTGAGCAGCTAAAGCTTCAAATTTATTTTCAGCAGTAATAAATGGTAAACCAGTAAAGTCAGCAATATATTTCGCAACTAAAACATCATATCCAGCAGGAGTATTTAATCCAGTTCCTACTGCAGTTCCTCCTAATGCTAATTGACTTAAATGCGCTAATGAATTTTTTAATGCTTTTAAACCAAAGTTTAATTGAGCTACATATCCAGAAAATTCTTGACCCAAAGTAAGTGGAGTAGCATCCATTAAGTGCGTACGTCCTATTTTTACAACATTAGCAAAATCTTCAGATTTCTTTTGTAAAGTATCTCTTAATTGCTCTACACCAGGAATAGTAACTTCAACTATTTTCTTGTAAGCAGCAATGTGCATTCCAGTTGGGAAAGTATCGTTAGATGATTGTGATTTGTTTACATCATCGTTTGGTTGAATCGTTTTTTCACCTTCACCAATTTTCTTTCCAGCAATTTCATGAGCTCTGTTTGCAACAACTTCGTTTACATTCATGTTACTTTGAGTACCAGAACCCGTTTGCCAAATAACTAATGGGAATTGATCATCGTGTTTACCAGCTAAAATCTCATCACATACTTGTGCAATTAAATCACGTTTTTCTTGAGCTAAAACACCTAATTCACAATTGGTATAAGCAGCAGCTTTTTTCAAGTAAGCAAATCCGTAAACAACTTCTAAAGGCATTGTTCCAGCAGGACCAATTTTAAAGTTGTTTCTAGAGCGCTCAGTTTGTGCTCCCCAATATTTATCGGCAGGTACTTTTACCTCACCCATTGTGTCTTTTTCAATTCTATATTCCATTATTATATTATTAATTTTAAAAGAGTTCCCAAAGTTAAGAAAACTACTAGAATTGTTACTTTAAATAATTGTTGAAATATTTTATGAAATGATAGAAAATAAAGAAAATATATCCTATTTTTGCAATCAGTAATTATTTATCAAAGAATAAGATGTTAAATTTTTCAGAGTTTTCAGGATTAGTATTATTTATGTTCATATTTACAACTGGTTTTTGGTTGTTAATTTTTTTATTAACTTTTGTGGTTCCTTACTGGATTGGTGGAACTATTTGGGAAAACTTAAAATTAAAGAGAGAAGCTAAAAAAGCTGCTGAAGGAAAGTAGTTTTAAAGATATATTTTTCAAAAGCCCGCAATTTTGCGGGCTTTTTTTATTTTTAAGAAATTAAAATCAAGATTTTACTATGAAAAATATATTGCTATGCTTAATTAGTTTCATAATTATAAGTTGCCAAACTCCAAAGTCAGAAAAGAAAGAAAATATAAACAGTCAATCCGATTTCACTAAGCAAGAACGATTTATTGATAATTATGCAAATGAAACGCTGAAGAAAGGAAATGTAAATTCCATTTCTCTCGCAGTGTATAAGAATGGAGAAACTTATCATAACTATTATGGTAAGATCAAAGAAAATCTAGGAAAACCTAACGATAATACCCATTTTGAAATAGCTTCAATTTCAAAAGTATTTGCAGGATCTCTTGTTGCAAAAGCGGTTATTGAGAGGAAGATTCAATTAGATGATGATATTAGAAACTTTTTAAAAGGAGATTATCCGAATCTAGAATTTGAAGGAACACCAATTACGATAAAAAACTTATTAACTCATACTCTCGGCTTTAAGGAAAGGAGACCTCCAAAACTAGATAAGATTTGGAAGGATATATCTGAAGGTAAATACGAAAATAATTCAATTGAGTATTCTGTAGATGAATTTCTTGAAGAATTAAAAACAGTAGAACTTGACAAGAAGCCAGGAACGTTTTATACCTATAATTCTGTAGGTTCTGAGTTATTAGCATACATTTTAGAACAGGTTTATAATGATTCTTTTGAGAACATATTGGAATCTTTTTTGAAAAGTTTAGATATGAATGATACATATTTAGAAGGTTGCCGAGAAGAAAGCAAGTTTTTAATAACAGGTTATAATGAAAAAGGAATACAAGCTCCAAAAACTAGAAACATACTTTTAGGTGCAGGAGGGGCAATGATTTCGACATTACCTGACTTAGTTAAGTTTATGAAATTTCAATTAGAAAGTGAAGATCCATTAATCAAAGAATCAACAAAAGAGTTGTATTTAGATAGAGAAGGAGATAAAACAGGTTATTTATGGGATGTTGATTCAGCAGAAGAGGAAGGCTTTTATTATAAGAAAACTGGAACTTCAGATGGAGTTCAAAGTGTTATACTTATTTGTCCTGATGCAAATTACGGATTGATTTTAATCGTTAATAATACTTCGGAAAAAGCTTTTTATGATTGGGCAACTTTATATGACAGAATAGAGTCCGATTTGATAAAATTCCCTAGAATGAATTTAGTTTCTACTTTGAAAAATGATTTTATTGAAAAAACTGATAAAGCAATAGCGACCTATAAAAGTGAAATTATGAATAGTTCAACGTATTATGCGAAAGCAAGAGATTTGAATGTTATCGGTTATCAATTAATACGCGAAAATAGAGTAGAAGATGCTATTAAAGTATTTGAGTTAATGACATCTGAATTTTCTGATAATCCTTATGTATATGATAGTCTAGGCGAAGGGTATTTTAAGAATGAAAACTATAAAAAAGCATTAGAAAATTATGAAAAATCTTTTGCTTTAGATTCTACCAATACAAATGCTAAAGAGTATATTTCAAGGATAAGAAAAATATTAGAATAAATAAAAAGGCTCACAATTTGTGAGCCTTTTTATTTTTAAAAATCTATATATTATCCACCAAATCCTTCACCACCGCCATCGTATTCTCTTTGTGGACGTTCTCTTTTTTTCTTTTGATTAAATCTATATGTAAAATTTAACGATATTTGACGTTCTCTCCATTGGAAATCTCCTTCTGAAATTGTAGAAGGATTTTCTCTTCCTCCAAAGAAAGTAGTATTTTCTCTTCTTCTAGAGTTGAATAAGTCACTTACGTTAAAAACTAAAGTAGCTTTATCATTAAATAGATCTTTACTAAAAGCTAAGTTTGCTACGAAAATTCCTTCTCTATCACTTTGAGCATTTGATTGTGGTCCACGATATCTTAATCTTGTTTGCCACTGAATATTAGCTGGTAATGTGATTCTAGCATTTAATCTTGCAAACCAAGTACTTTCATTTACCTCATCCAATTTTTCCGTTCTTGATTGTAAGTTTGAATTTTCATCTAAATACGTGTAAGTAAATTCAAATGGATCAGTTTGAAATTTAAAAATATTAAAAGATCCAGAAAGTTTTATTTTTTTGGAAACATTGTAATTACTAGTAAACTCAAAACCATAACGTTTTTCATCATTTTGATTTACAGGTTGCCTAACAAAAACGTTTGTAGTCCCTCTAATTTCATTGATTGCAACAGGTCGAATGATATCAGTAGAAATTTGATAATATAATGAAGCTCCTAATGTAAATTTTCTGATTTTTGTGTTGTATCCTAAATCAAATGAACTAGTAAATGTCGGTGTTAAGGCAGGATTTCCTCTGAATATATTCGTGGCAGAACTACGCGTTTCAAATGGATTTAAAAACCAAAAACGAGGTCTTTGTAAACGTCTGCTATACCCTAAAGTCAAATTATCGTTGTCGTTTAACTCATATCCTAAATTAATTGTTGGAAATAACTCTGTAAAGTTGATGTCTGAAAATTGATCAGTAGTAAATACAGTTAAATCAATATCAGTACTTTCAGAACGCAGACCAAGTAAGTATGAGAACTTATCTATTTTACTTCCAAATTGAGCGTAAAACGCATAAATATTCTGCTTAAAGTTGATAGCATTCGACGGATCAAAAGTGTTGTTAGGATCTAGAATTTGTACTCTAAAGTCTGAGTCTAAATCTTGAAATGTAGATTTGTGTCCAGCTTCAAATTGACTATTTTCTCCAATTGGTAGAACGTAATCTATTTGAATTAATTTATCCACTGAACTAGTGATTTGAGAGTTTTGTTCAGATAAAGCTCCATTCACAGTAATTGGAGAGTCTTCAACTTCATTGTTCTCGCTATATTGTAAATCAATATTTAATTTTTGACCATTACCATCAAAGTTATTCGTGTAGTTTATCGCGTACTGTTTGTCTGTTCCATCTTCTTCCTCATTTTCAACACGATCTTCTTGAAGTAAAATTTGAGTTGGATCTGTATTTAAAAAACGATCTGTATCATTGGTAGCAATATCATCACCTAATGATTTTCTGTAAAAGAAAGTACCTGTAATAGAGCTATTTTTACTTAAATAATACTCTAAACCAACAGATGAATTAAAATTATTACTTTTTCTATCAAAAGTTCGATCTTCAATTTGAGTACTGTCAATTTCACGTGTAGTATCATTGATGTAAGAAAACTTTGTGAAAGAGTTTCCTGGGCCTCTTCGATGTCTGTATCCTAAATTTGAAAATATATTGAACTTCTTTGTTCTATAGTTTACATTTCCGCCTAATTGAAATAAATCAGGGTTTCCAATAGTTGTGTTTACAGATCCGTTAAAACCAGTAACTTTTCCTTTTCGTAGAATAATATTCAAAATACCAGCTGTTCCTTCAGCATCATATCTAGCAGATGGAGAAGTGATTACTTCTACTTTTTCAATGGCATCGGCAGGTAAATTTCTCAAAGCGTCTGTTCCATTTAAACCAACTAAAGCAGAAGGTTTACCATCAATTAAAATTCTGACGTTTTCATTTCCTCGCAGACTTACAGCTCCTTCTGCATCAACATTTACAGATGGTACATTATCCAACACATCTGAAGCATTACCTCCTTTAAGTGTCATGTCTTTACCAACATTGTAAATCTTTTTATCTAAACGTATTTCAACTGTAGATTTTTCAGCTATAATTTCAACTTCATCCAGAGCTTCGGCATCCTCAGAAAGTGTTATAGTTCCTAAATTAATATTTTCTGATACTTGTTTTTGAGCAAGTTGTTTGGTTTTAAACCCAATGAACTCAACTTTCATATCGTAAAGTCCTTTAGGGATAGTAACAAGAAAATTACCTTGTAAATCAGTTACTCCACCAGTAACTTTTTTCGTTTTTACATTGGTTAGAATTAATGTGGCGTATTCTAAAGGTTGTTTTGAAGAAGCTTCAATGATTTTTCCGCTAACACTTACTTTAGGTCCTTTTTGGGCGTATAAGGCGCAAGTTAACAGTAAGAATAGGGTAGTGATTTTTTTCATTTTGGTAATGATAATTGATTAACTACATTTAGACAGCGAAGTTCTATAATGGTTTAATCACATAATGTTAAAAGACTGTTAAACAAAAAAGCTGCATCGTTAAACATAACAGATGCAGCTTTTTAGTTGTAAATATTAACTTTTTACTTCTTTTTTTTCTGTGCAGCTCTCTTTTGAGCTTCTTGTTGTTCTTGAGCTTGTTTCATTGCAGCATCTAAACGCTCTCTAAACTTACTTTTCTTAACAGGCTTCTTTTTGTTCTCTTCAATTTGAGCATGAATCTTAGCCTCATCAATTACGTAGTTCTTAATTACGAACATAATTGTAATTGTAAGTAAATTCGAAATGAAATAGTATAAACTTAATCCACTTGCATAGTTGTTAAAGAAGAATAACATCATGATAGGAGAGAAGTAAATCATATACTTCATCATTTTGCTCATATCTGGCATACCTTCTTGAGGTGGAGCCTGCATAGCTGATTGTTGACTTTGGTTCATCTTCATGTAGAAGAAAATAGCAACAGAAGCTAAAATTGGGAATAAACTTATGTGATCTCCATAGAAAGGAATCTCAAATGGTAACTTCGCTACGATATCATAAGAAGATAAATCATCAGCCCATAAAAATGCTTTTTGTCTGAAATCAATATTTGTTGGGAAAAACTTGAATAATGCAAAGAATACTGGCATTTGTAATAATGCTGGTATACAACCAGACATCATACTTACTCCAGCTTTTCGTTGAACCGCCATAATTTCTTGTTGGCGTTTCATTGCATTTTCATTTCCTGGATATTTCTTGTTGATTTCCTCCATTTCTGGACGAATTACCTTCATTTTAGCACTTGATAAGTAAGACTTATATAGCACTGGAGATAAGATAATTCGGGTAACAATCGTCATTAAAATTATGATTAAACCATAATTTCCAATGAAACCTTTTAATAAATTAAATACTGGATAAAAAACAGTTCTGTTTAAGAACCCGAAAATTCCCCAACCTAAATCTGAAATTTCTTTTAAGTCAGTTCCTTCGTAAGTTTTTAGTAAATTATACTCAGTTGGTCCGTAGAACCACTCCATGTTATAATTAAGTTCTCCATTTTGTAATGCTAAAGGAGTATTTAAACTATACGTTTTAGTGAATACAGAATCTTTATCTGCTCCTAAATAATCAACTGATTTTAATTTAGCATCATTAAAAGGTGTATCTGTAGATAAAACAGCAGAGAAAAAGTGTTGTTTATAAGCAACCCAATCTACATCATTTGCAACTTCATCATCCTTCATTTGTAAATACTCTACATCTCCATCTTCTTTATAGTAGTAGTATGAGTACATGTTTTCTGTACGCATACTTTTTTCTTTACGTAAGGCTTTTAAATCCCAAGTTAAATTGATTTGTTGTGCGCTATTAATAACATTGCTTAATCCTTGTGATCGAACAGC
This genomic window from Tenacibaculum sp. 190524A05c contains:
- the yidC gene encoding membrane protein insertase YidC; the encoded protein is MEEKKFDFNSFIGMLLLGGILLWWMNSNKPEIEENQSNTTKTEQTTQKENTTPALTDNTIVNDSLKQIALQNQLGAFAYGATASKEGDTVIENELVKLTVSNKGGQIKEALIKNYKTYDSLPLHIVKDQNASFNINFGTTDNRILNTKELLFNPELSKNGENTVLSMKLKVSETQFLEYRYEIKPDDYRVGFAVRSQGLSNVINSAQQINLTWDLKALRKEKSMRTENMYSYYYYKEDGDVEYLQMKDDEVANDVDWVAYKQHFFSAVLSTDTPFNDAKLKSVDYLGADKDSVFTKTYSLNTPLALQNGELNYNMEWFYGPTEYNLLKTYEGTDLKEISDLGWGIFGFLNRTVFYPVFNLLKGFIGNYGLIIILMTIVTRIILSPVLYKSYLSSAKMKVIRPEMEEINKKYPGNENAMKRQQEIMAVQRKAGVSMMSGCIPALLQMPVFFALFKFFPTNIDFRQKAFLWADDLSSYDIVAKLPFEIPFYGDHISLFPILASVAIFFYMKMNQSQQSAMQAPPQEGMPDMSKMMKYMIYFSPIMMLFFFNNYASGLSLYYFISNLLTITIMFVIKNYVIDEAKIHAQIEENKKKPVKKSKFRERLDAAMKQAQEQQEAQKRAAQKKKK
- a CDS encoding serine hydrolase; amino-acid sequence: MKNILLCLISFIIISCQTPKSEKKENINSQSDFTKQERFIDNYANETLKKGNVNSISLAVYKNGETYHNYYGKIKENLGKPNDNTHFEIASISKVFAGSLVAKAVIERKIQLDDDIRNFLKGDYPNLEFEGTPITIKNLLTHTLGFKERRPPKLDKIWKDISEGKYENNSIEYSVDEFLEELKTVELDKKPGTFYTYNSVGSELLAYILEQVYNDSFENILESFLKSLDMNDTYLEGCREESKFLITGYNEKGIQAPKTRNILLGAGGAMISTLPDLVKFMKFQLESEDPLIKESTKELYLDREGDKTGYLWDVDSAEEEGFYYKKTGTSDGVQSVILICPDANYGLILIVNNTSEKAFYDWATLYDRIESDLIKFPRMNLVSTLKNDFIEKTDKAIATYKSEIMNSSTYYAKARDLNVIGYQLIRENRVEDAIKVFELMTSEFSDNPYVYDSLGEGYFKNENYKKALENYEKSFALDSTNTNAKEYISRIRKILE
- a CDS encoding cytochrome-c peroxidase, with the protein product MKKFLIPLLIYSVAFASCSNDDENDYIDITTDNPTEDIIIDTNLLNLPATPFNYANIELPNSFLDNDVENEDNTPNNNPITDHGATLGRVLFYDTNLSKNNTISCASCHIQSNGFSDPNQFSTGFEGGLTARNSMGLANARFYDNGRFFWDERAESLEDQTLMPVQDLVEMGLTLTELEDKISQEDHYTSLFINAFGDATISSERVALALSQFIRSMVSYESKFDEGLAQVNNIENNFPNFTESENRGKALFISNRTRCFECHNTNVFVGDAPRNIGLDATITDEGAGGGRFKVPSLRNIELTAPYMHDGRFANLGQVIEHYNSGVQNSPNLDNRLRQGNNVRRLNLTEAEKQSLVDFLLTLTDNNFITDEKYGDPFNQ
- a CDS encoding outer membrane beta-barrel family protein, producing MKKITTLFLLLTCALYAQKGPKVSVSGKIIEASSKQPLEYATLILTNVKTKKVTGGVTDLQGNFLVTIPKGLYDMKVEFIGFKTKQLAQKQVSENINLGTITLSEDAEALDEVEIIAEKSTVEIRLDKKIYNVGKDMTLKGGNASDVLDNVPSVNVDAEGAVSLRGNENVRILIDGKPSALVGLNGTDALRNLPADAIEKVEVITSPSARYDAEGTAGILNIILRKGKVTGFNGSVNTTIGNPDLFQLGGNVNYRTKKFNIFSNLGYRHRRGPGNSFTKFSYINDTTREIDSTQIEDRTFDRKSNNFNSSVGLEYYLSKNSSITGTFFYRKSLGDDIATNDTDRFLNTDPTQILLQEDRVENEEEDGTDKQYAINYTNNFDGNGQKLNIDLQYSENNEVEDSPITVNGALSEQNSQITSSVDKLIQIDYVLPIGENSQFEAGHKSTFQDLDSDFRVQILDPNNTFDPSNAINFKQNIYAFYAQFGSKIDKFSYLLGLRSESTDIDLTVFTTDQFSDINFTELFPTINLGYELNDNDNLTLGYSRRLQRPRFWFLNPFETRSSATNIFRGNPALTPTFTSSFDLGYNTKIRKFTLGASLYYQISTDIIRPVAINEIRGTTNVFVRQPVNQNDEKRYGFEFTSNYNVSKKIKLSGSFNIFKFQTDPFEFTYTYLDENSNLQSRTEKLDEVNESTWFARLNARITLPANIQWQTRLRYRGPQSNAQSDREGIFVANLAFSKDLFNDKATLVFNVSDLFNSRRRENTTFFGGRENPSTISEGDFQWRERQISLNFTYRFNQKKKRERPQREYDGGGEGFGG
- a CDS encoding DUF4476 domain-containing protein, yielding MKLRILLLSALCLVVSSFGQKKTKYESFKNELSQKKYSSEVVLDKALNYSSHNDIYVSELIDACRFFSSDRRKYRICVNAYPRVIDKRNFFQVYDLFNSFSFAMKLYHNTQANQSAISQINYPNADYYHGLTTNACNRPMANFQFRNMYNEVHNRRNYSIRSIKQFISNNCLSTRQIMKLTETLQSDRDRFELLQFAFPYSYDLENFYYTEQLINDNFLKQRLIRFIDREIAQMNNNSGFNDCRPLSQSEYDYVLKSIQDERFSKERLKLAKQHIERNCFSVKRIRAIVKEFSFDKDKLELLKLSYQNCPNKEQFYKLKETLSFSRHKREFDQFLLNR
- the fumC gene encoding class II fumarate hydratase; the encoded protein is MEYRIEKDTMGEVKVPADKYWGAQTERSRNNFKIGPAGTMPLEVVYGFAYLKKAAAYTNCELGVLAQEKRDLIAQVCDEILAGKHDDQFPLVIWQTGSGTQSNMNVNEVVANRAHEIAGKKIGEGEKTIQPNDDVNKSQSSNDTFPTGMHIAAYKKIVEVTIPGVEQLRDTLQKKSEDFANVVKIGRTHLMDATPLTLGQEFSGYVAQLNFGLKALKNSLAHLSQLALGGTAVGTGLNTPAGYDVLVAKYIADFTGLPFITAENKFEALAAHDALVETHAALKQLAVSLNKIANDIRLMASGPRSGIGELIIPANEPGSSIMPGKVNPTQAEAMTMVCAQVMGNDVAVTVGGTQGHYELNVFKPMMAANVLQSAQLIGDACVSFDVNCAAGIEPNHGRITELVNNSLMLVTALNTKIGYYKAAEIANTAHANGTTLKEEAINLGYVTAEEYDEWVKPEDMTGSLK